One window of Sulfurospirillum sp. 1612 genomic DNA carries:
- the fliD gene encoding flagellar filament capping protein FliD translates to MATSSLSSLGIGSSGVLSSDVLDQLRSVDEKAIITPITDKITANQTKTTDLAKLTTLVATLKSNTSALASESTYFKNTVTTSSDNATVTAEDGVSAQDFSLNVTKIAKPDIYQSDSFSSENSTFTSADDTLNFNIDGKDYSVDVTASMTINDLKNKIYDATDGKIIASTLNVGGDTPYRLTFKSANTGTDNAITITSTGSAASDLGLDTAANHIQTATNAEFTYNNINITRQTNTVDDLIVGVTININHTGESNVSITQDTDSIVSNISDFVDNYNTLISSLTSSTGYDSSTQTAGVFQGTSEIRDLKSALSRQLFEVNSDGKSLSDYGVTLNSAGTLEFDQTALEDKIKENSSDVEDFFRGTGTSGTGYFTDFNSLLDTYTNTSTGILTGLDTQYSTQATSLSEEKEKATASLDSKYDALTSKFIAYDAVISNLNSSFQSLSMQIDALSNNSSSTSS, encoded by the coding sequence ATGGCAACATCTTCATTGAGTTCTCTTGGAATTGGAAGTAGTGGTGTCCTTAGTAGTGATGTACTCGATCAATTACGATCTGTTGATGAGAAAGCCATCATTACACCTATAACAGACAAAATTACTGCCAATCAAACAAAAACAACTGATTTAGCAAAATTGACGACATTAGTAGCCACACTCAAATCAAATACGAGTGCCTTAGCATCAGAATCAACATATTTTAAAAATACTGTCACAACATCATCAGACAATGCTACCGTCACAGCAGAAGATGGCGTATCTGCACAAGATTTTTCACTCAATGTAACAAAAATTGCAAAACCAGACATCTACCAAAGCGACTCTTTTAGCAGCGAAAACAGCACCTTTACCAGCGCCGATGACACCCTTAATTTTAATATTGATGGAAAAGATTATAGTGTGGATGTCACCGCTAGTATGACTATTAATGATTTAAAAAATAAAATTTATGATGCAACCGATGGAAAAATTATTGCCTCCACCCTCAATGTTGGAGGAGATACTCCTTACAGATTGACATTTAAATCAGCCAATACCGGAACAGACAATGCCATCACCATCACCTCTACGGGTTCGGCTGCATCAGATTTAGGTTTAGACACTGCTGCAAATCATATTCAAACAGCCACTAATGCAGAGTTTACTTACAATAACATCAATATCACGCGACAAACAAATACCGTAGATGATCTTATCGTAGGAGTCACTATCAATATCAATCATACGGGAGAATCAAATGTCTCCATTACACAAGATACTGATTCAATTGTTAGTAATATTAGTGATTTTGTAGACAATTACAACACATTAATCAGTAGCCTAACAAGTAGTACAGGCTATGATTCTTCTACTCAAACCGCAGGCGTTTTTCAAGGGACCAGTGAAATTAGAGATTTAAAATCTGCATTAAGTAGACAACTTTTTGAAGTCAATTCTGATGGTAAAAGTTTGTCCGATTATGGCGTCACCCTCAATAGTGCTGGCACCTTAGAGTTTGATCAAACCGCACTAGAAGATAAAATAAAAGAAAACAGTTCTGATGTTGAAGATTTCTTTAGAGGCACAGGCACAAGCGGTACGGGATATTTTACTGATTTCAATTCATTATTAGACACCTATACCAATACATCAACAGGTATCTTAACCGGCCTGGATACTCAATATTCAACACAAGCAACATCGCTGAGTGAAGAGAAAGAAAAAGCCACCGCATCACTCGATAGTAAATATGATGCACTGACCTCAAAATTTATTGCTTATGATGCCGTCATTTCAAATCTCAACTCATCATTTCAGTCATTAAGTATGCAAATTGATGCATTATCAAATAATAGTTCAAGTACAAGTAGTTAG
- the fliS gene encoding flagellar export chaperone FliS, protein MSQNAAYAAYSQNNLAIESPEKLITMLYEGILKFASHAKRAIEHHDLEKKSYWINRSVAIYIELLNALDYKEGNVAHYLSGLYVHQIKMLSEANIENDTNKIDTVLHVTKELLAAWEEETRYAMAQ, encoded by the coding sequence ATGAGTCAAAACGCCGCATACGCTGCATATTCACAAAATAATCTCGCCATAGAGTCACCTGAAAAGTTAATCACTATGCTTTATGAGGGGATTTTAAAATTTGCTTCTCATGCTAAACGTGCCATCGAACATCACGATTTAGAAAAAAAATCCTACTGGATTAATAGAAGTGTGGCGATTTATATAGAATTGCTCAATGCTTTGGACTACAAAGAGGGCAATGTCGCGCATTATCTGAGTGGTCTTTATGTGCATCAAATCAAAATGCTCTCAGAAGCTAATATCGAAAATGATACGAATAAAATCGATACAGTGTTACACGTCACCAAAGAGTTACTAGCTGCATGGGAGGAAGAGACGAGATATGCCATGGCTCAATAA
- a CDS encoding aldo/keto reductase, producing the protein MNYRYIGKSGLRVSPICLGTMTFGSFCDKKESFKIMDKAYERGINFFDTAELYPVPASSKYNGRTEEFIGEWMKDKPRDSIILASKVAGASNGWFVPPIRHGLTAVDRFHITKALDESLKRLQTDYLDLYQVHWPDMTVPIEETLEVLDEFVKAGKIRYIGTSNDTAYGLTKANEVAKFKNLARYQSIQNNFSILNQRFLDELAQVCQKESISLLPYSPLAGGVLTGKYNQKFMPQDARFAKYLNNPNPRVQAQAARFVNDKTLASVEKYLQIAKEFDVNLTTLATAWSMHFDFIASTIIGVTDETQLDVIFDAFDYTISPELMQKLDAVHKEILYPMG; encoded by the coding sequence ATGAATTACAGGTATATTGGGAAAAGTGGCTTGAGAGTGAGTCCAATTTGTCTTGGAACGATGACATTTGGTAGCTTTTGTGATAAAAAAGAATCTTTTAAAATCATGGATAAAGCTTATGAGCGAGGTATTAACTTTTTTGATACAGCAGAGCTCTATCCAGTGCCTGCTTCTAGCAAATACAATGGTCGCACTGAAGAATTTATCGGTGAATGGATGAAAGACAAACCCAGAGACTCGATTATCCTCGCATCAAAAGTAGCAGGAGCATCCAATGGATGGTTTGTACCACCAATCCGCCATGGTCTCACTGCTGTTGATCGATTTCATATTACCAAAGCATTAGATGAGAGTCTCAAACGATTACAAACAGATTATCTAGACCTCTACCAAGTTCATTGGCCGGATATGACGGTACCAATAGAAGAGACGTTAGAAGTTTTAGACGAATTTGTAAAAGCAGGAAAAATACGCTATATCGGAACGTCTAACGACACCGCTTATGGCCTAACAAAAGCGAATGAAGTGGCAAAATTCAAAAATTTAGCACGCTATCAATCTATCCAAAATAACTTTTCAATTCTCAATCAAAGATTTTTAGATGAGTTAGCGCAAGTCTGTCAAAAAGAATCCATCTCTTTATTGCCATATTCTCCATTAGCAGGGGGCGTTTTAACAGGAAAATATAATCAAAAATTTATGCCTCAAGACGCACGATTTGCAAAATACCTCAACAATCCAAATCCACGCGTTCAAGCACAAGCTGCACGATTTGTCAATGATAAAACCTTGGCTTCGGTAGAAAAATATCTACAAATAGCCAAAGAATTCGACGTCAATCTTACCACACTAGCCACAGCATGGAGTATGCATTTTGATTTTATTGCCTCTACGATTATTGGGGTTACGGATGAGACACAACTTGATGTTATTTTCGATGCCTTTGATTATACAATTTCACCAGAATTGATGCAAAAGCTCGATGCTGTTCATAAGGAAATTTTGTATCCAATGGGTTAG